One Thermococcus kodakarensis KOD1 genomic window carries:
- a CDS encoding Lrp/AsnC family transcriptional regulator: MTGGLDAIDVKLLNELKENARENIASLSKKLGIPRTTVHYRIKRLVDEGIIEKFTVKPNYKKLDLGTTAFILARYDPDSGLTQREVAERIAALDGVYEVHIISGEWDMMIKVRAPSAEEVGKIVVDKLREIKGIGQTVTMVSFVTVKEEL, translated from the coding sequence ATGACGGGAGGATTGGATGCCATAGACGTTAAGCTGCTTAACGAACTGAAGGAGAACGCCAGGGAGAACATAGCCAGCCTCAGCAAGAAGCTCGGGATCCCGAGGACCACAGTCCACTACAGAATAAAGCGCCTCGTGGACGAGGGCATCATAGAGAAATTCACGGTGAAGCCGAACTACAAGAAGCTTGACCTGGGGACTACTGCCTTCATCCTGGCCCGCTACGACCCCGATTCAGGCCTCACCCAGAGGGAGGTTGCCGAGAGAATAGCGGCCCTCGATGGTGTCTATGAAGTCCACATAATCTCTGGAGAATGGGATATGATGATAAAGGTCCGTGCTCCAAGCGCAGAAGAGGTAGGTAAAATCGTTGTTGATAAGTTAAGGGAGATAAAGGGAATCGGACAGACGGTTACAATGGTCTCGTTCGTTACCGTAAAGGAAGAACTTTGA
- a CDS encoding XTP/dITP diphosphatase produces MRLAFVTSNPGKVEEARKYFEPLGVEVYQLKVSYPEIQADTLEEVAEYGAKWLAQRVDGPFFLDDSGLFVEALKGFPGVYSAYVYKTIGYQGILKLLQGEKNRKAHFKSVIAYWDGELHIFTGRVDGKIATEPRGSGGFGFDPIFIPEGFDRTFAEMTTEEKNRISHRGRALREFANWLKENLK; encoded by the coding sequence ATGAGGCTGGCCTTTGTGACGTCTAATCCTGGAAAGGTGGAAGAGGCGAGAAAGTACTTTGAACCGCTGGGAGTCGAAGTTTACCAGCTAAAGGTCAGCTACCCAGAGATACAGGCGGACACCCTCGAGGAAGTGGCCGAGTACGGGGCAAAATGGCTGGCACAGAGAGTAGATGGACCTTTCTTCCTCGACGATTCGGGGCTCTTCGTTGAAGCTCTAAAAGGATTTCCAGGCGTTTACTCCGCCTATGTTTACAAAACGATTGGATACCAGGGGATTCTGAAGCTCCTCCAGGGTGAGAAGAACCGAAAAGCCCATTTCAAGAGCGTGATAGCCTACTGGGACGGCGAGCTACACATCTTTACCGGTCGCGTTGACGGCAAAATAGCAACGGAACCCCGGGGAAGTGGCGGCTTCGGGTTCGACCCGATTTTCATACCTGAAGGCTTCGACAGGACGTTTGCCGAAATGACAACGGAGGAAAAGAACCGCATATCACATCGCGGCAGGGCGCTGAGGGAATTTGCCAACTGGCTGAAGGAAAACCTTAAATAA
- a CDS encoding adenosine-specific kinase: MVRIEVVDIEKPEGVEVIIGQGNFSIFTVDDLARALLTAVPGIKFGIAMNEAKPQLTRFTGNDKELEELAAKNAVKIGAGHVFVILMRNAFPINVLNTVKNHPAVAMVYGASENPFQVIVAETDLGRSVLGVVDGKAANKIETEEQRKERRELVEKIGYTIH, translated from the coding sequence ATGGTCAGGATAGAGGTCGTTGACATAGAAAAGCCCGAGGGGGTTGAGGTCATAATCGGGCAGGGCAACTTCTCGATATTCACAGTTGATGACCTCGCCAGGGCTCTTCTGACGGCAGTTCCGGGGATAAAGTTTGGAATCGCAATGAACGAGGCAAAGCCCCAGCTCACCCGCTTCACAGGAAACGACAAGGAGCTTGAGGAGCTCGCAGCCAAGAACGCCGTGAAGATAGGGGCCGGCCACGTCTTCGTCATCCTTATGAGGAACGCATTCCCGATAAACGTTCTCAACACCGTCAAGAACCACCCGGCAGTTGCAATGGTCTATGGAGCTAGCGAGAACCCGTTCCAGGTCATAGTGGCCGAGACAGACCTCGGAAGAAGCGTCCTGGGCGTCGTGGACGGCAAGGCCGCGAACAAGATCGAGACGGAAGAGCAGAGAAAGGAGCGCAGGGAGCTCGTCGAGAAGATTGGCTACACGATCCACTGA